In one window of Skermanella rosea DNA:
- a CDS encoding vanadium-dependent haloperoxidase, protein MIADPILFWNDVSLEVHRRDFSFEEAPSKGHGSKAYMDQQVSVPEQGGPTRTSRALAIVHLAMHDAWIAYRDQGTRYHVDPVLPLSEVDTDGGYAAVGEAAAMTLTALYPRQAAFIRSKCQEWTALIADIDPAQSDRGAIFGAAVGKLHLEDRRNDGSEKAGDYMVAGTPGAHQPDPYAPDQGFLTPAWGEVRPFIGGGPVPGIGPFGLTELSDVLKHADWHREVEETRTKGGAPGTPGLTRTAEETIVGIFWGYDGVRHLGTPPRLYNQCVRTISKQAGLSPTENARLFALVNMTMADAGIAAWKLKYEINLCRPVIGVREAARGYGKYGNSSPATFAGGSLAMPVPDTADAIKAWLAVEPVGISTRYHTRAADPAAMTPEMHFDGDPTWRPLGAPQTNDPGKFHRTPNFPAYPSGHATFGAACFMTVYHFLKARMDCGGGTDPDTLAFAFTSDEFNGVNGDPDGSVRPRHMRKMTLAQAIHENAVSRVYLGVHWRIDAIEGVRLGQEIARQAATMIPGPGGATATIAELKKSLVAGD, encoded by the coding sequence ATGATCGCAGATCCGATTCTGTTCTGGAACGATGTCTCTCTTGAGGTACATCGGCGTGATTTCAGCTTCGAGGAAGCGCCGTCGAAAGGCCATGGATCCAAGGCCTACATGGATCAGCAGGTATCGGTTCCCGAGCAAGGCGGGCCCACGAGAACGTCCCGCGCGCTGGCGATCGTCCATCTCGCGATGCACGACGCCTGGATCGCCTACCGCGACCAGGGCACCCGCTATCACGTCGATCCCGTCCTGCCCCTGTCGGAGGTGGATACCGACGGCGGCTATGCCGCCGTGGGCGAGGCCGCGGCCATGACGCTCACCGCGCTCTATCCCAGGCAGGCCGCCTTCATCCGGAGCAAGTGCCAGGAATGGACGGCGCTGATCGCGGACATCGACCCGGCCCAGTCCGACAGGGGCGCCATCTTCGGCGCGGCGGTGGGCAAGCTCCACCTGGAGGACCGTAGGAACGACGGCTCGGAGAAGGCTGGCGACTACATGGTCGCGGGAACTCCCGGTGCCCACCAGCCCGACCCTTACGCTCCCGACCAGGGTTTCCTGACCCCGGCATGGGGCGAGGTCAGGCCGTTCATCGGCGGCGGGCCCGTCCCCGGTATCGGGCCGTTCGGCCTGACGGAACTGTCCGACGTGCTGAAGCACGCGGACTGGCACCGGGAGGTCGAGGAGACCCGGACCAAGGGCGGCGCCCCGGGCACGCCCGGCCTGACCCGGACCGCCGAGGAAACCATCGTCGGGATTTTCTGGGGGTACGACGGCGTCCGCCATCTCGGGACGCCGCCCCGGCTATACAACCAGTGCGTCCGGACCATCTCGAAGCAGGCCGGCCTTTCCCCGACCGAGAACGCCAGGCTGTTCGCGCTGGTCAACATGACCATGGCGGACGCCGGCATCGCCGCCTGGAAACTGAAATACGAGATCAACCTGTGCCGCCCCGTCATCGGGGTGCGCGAAGCCGCACGGGGATACGGCAAATACGGCAACTCGTCCCCGGCCACCTTCGCCGGCGGCAGCCTCGCCATGCCGGTTCCGGACACGGCTGACGCCATCAAGGCATGGCTGGCGGTCGAGCCCGTCGGCATCTCGACCCGCTACCACACCCGGGCGGCCGATCCCGCGGCGATGACGCCGGAGATGCATTTCGACGGCGACCCGACGTGGCGTCCCCTGGGCGCTCCCCAGACCAACGATCCGGGCAAATTCCACCGCACGCCGAACTTCCCGGCCTATCCTTCCGGACACGCGACGTTCGGCGCCGCCTGCTTCATGACGGTCTACCACTTCCTCAAGGCCCGCATGGACTGCGGCGGCGGGACCGATCCGGACACCCTCGCCTTCGCCTTCACGTCGGACGAGTTCAACGGCGTCAACGGGGACCCGGACGGTTCGGTCCGGCCGAGGCACATGCGGAAGATGACGCTGGCGCAGGCGATCCATGAGAACGCCGTCAGCCGGGTCTATCTGGGCGTCCACTGGCGGATCGACGCGATCGAGGGCGTCCGGCTCGGACAGGAGATCGCCCGGCAGGCCGCGACGATGATCCCGGGGCCGGGCGGCGCCACGGCGACCATCGCGGAATTGAAGAAGTCCCTGGTCGCGGGCGACTGA
- a CDS encoding diacylglycerol/lipid kinase family protein produces MRTLLLHSPSAGDDGPSQDDLLEIFRQAGCEPFSCAVNGTDFSDVLCRPADLVVAVGGDGTVTRVLTHLPDRSIPVAIVPQGTANNIADALGIAGDPAEIAAALGNMVPRPFDIGFAKGPWGHHRFIEAVGMGLLARAMAEVDEAGVAGEEQIRTSRETFRQKVAEGASEHLKAIVDGRTLEGDFLVFEVMNIGQTGPDLTLAPDADPGDGLLDVVHMPADRRAEMLEWLDGGPDVAMPPLDVIRGREVEIVWAGKSLRLGDNFSPAPGVVGRVSIGLEPEQVRILVPASAARGAAADKPGRTP; encoded by the coding sequence ATGCGCACGCTTCTTCTACATAGCCCGTCGGCCGGCGATGACGGACCATCGCAGGACGACCTTCTGGAAATCTTCCGCCAGGCGGGGTGCGAGCCCTTCTCCTGCGCGGTGAACGGAACCGATTTCTCGGACGTGCTGTGCCGCCCCGCCGACCTGGTCGTGGCGGTGGGCGGCGACGGCACGGTCACCCGGGTGCTGACGCACCTGCCGGACCGGAGCATACCGGTCGCGATCGTCCCGCAGGGAACCGCCAACAACATCGCCGACGCGCTCGGGATCGCCGGCGATCCGGCGGAGATCGCCGCCGCCCTGGGCAACATGGTGCCGCGGCCCTTCGACATCGGGTTCGCGAAGGGGCCGTGGGGCCACCATCGCTTCATCGAGGCCGTCGGGATGGGGCTGCTGGCCCGCGCCATGGCCGAGGTGGACGAGGCGGGCGTTGCGGGCGAGGAGCAGATCCGGACCAGCCGGGAGACGTTCCGGCAAAAGGTGGCCGAAGGCGCGTCCGAACATCTCAAGGCCATCGTCGACGGCCGCACGCTGGAAGGCGACTTCCTGGTCTTCGAGGTCATGAATATCGGCCAGACCGGCCCCGACCTGACGCTGGCGCCCGACGCCGATCCCGGCGACGGCCTCCTCGACGTCGTGCATATGCCGGCCGATCGCCGGGCCGAGATGCTGGAATGGCTGGACGGCGGCCCCGACGTCGCCATGCCCCCGCTCGACGTCATCCGGGGCCGTGAGGTCGAGATCGTCTGGGCGGGCAAGTCGCTCCGCCTCGGCGACAACTTTTCCCCGGCGCCGGGCGTGGTCGGCCGGGTCTCCATCGGTCTCGAACCCGAACAGGTCCGCATCCTGGTGCCGGCGTCCGCCGCGCGGGGTGCCGCCGCGGACAAGCCAGGGAGGACGCCATGA
- a CDS encoding tripartite tricarboxylate transporter TctB family protein, whose protein sequence is MTTGRGLRLGEAVLGGAVVALGLFIGIETWMLGGAGGNAPVGPRLFPFLIAVGLLAIGATLLREALAGRIAHERGIELDWRAVALVSAGLIVEMLLIEYAGWIVAATLLFVLVARAFLSRRILVDAGLGLGLAVLAFVVFNYGLDLGLPGGIPGEMVEDFLAPAEPAAE, encoded by the coding sequence ATGACGACGGGACGCGGCCTGCGCCTGGGCGAGGCGGTACTGGGCGGGGCGGTGGTGGCGCTCGGCCTGTTCATCGGGATCGAGACCTGGATGCTCGGCGGTGCCGGCGGCAACGCGCCGGTCGGCCCCCGGCTGTTCCCCTTCCTGATCGCGGTGGGGCTGCTGGCCATCGGCGCCACCCTGCTGCGCGAGGCCTTGGCCGGCCGCATCGCCCACGAGCGCGGGATCGAGCTGGACTGGCGCGCCGTGGCGCTGGTCTCGGCCGGCCTGATCGTCGAGATGCTGCTGATCGAATATGCGGGCTGGATCGTCGCCGCGACGCTGCTGTTCGTCCTGGTGGCCCGGGCCTTCCTCAGCCGCCGGATCCTCGTGGACGCGGGGCTCGGCCTGGGGCTGGCGGTCCTGGCCTTCGTCGTCTTCAACTACGGCCTCGACCTCGGCCTGCCCGGCGGCATCCCCGGCGAGATGGTCGAGGACTTCCTTGCCCCGGCCGAGCCGGCGGCGGAATAG
- a CDS encoding ABC transporter ATP-binding protein encodes MARAAAVSGESVSGEPVSGQNGREPAGRAAAVALDGVGISFDLPDGGTYQAVAPTRLAVAESEFVAIVGPTGCGKSTLLNAAAGLLKPASGTVSILGEPLTGLNRHAGYLFQQDSLMPWKTAAENVAIGLEVAGIPRTEASDRARDWLGRVGLKAFGDRYPHMLSGGQRKRVGLAQVLIRDPRIILMDEPFGPLDAQTRLIMGDLLLELWSADRKAVMFVTHDLEEAIALADRVVIMSAGPAARIIGDYPIPLDRPRDIGEIKLDPRFLETHREIWHALKEEVLKGYRQSEGA; translated from the coding sequence ATGGCGCGAGCAGCCGCAGTTTCCGGGGAGTCGGTATCCGGGGAGCCGGTATCCGGGCAGAATGGCCGTGAACCGGCCGGCCGGGCCGCCGCGGTGGCGCTGGACGGGGTCGGGATCAGCTTCGACCTGCCGGACGGCGGGACCTACCAGGCGGTCGCACCGACCCGCCTGGCGGTGGCGGAGAGCGAGTTCGTCGCGATCGTCGGGCCGACCGGCTGCGGCAAGTCCACGCTGCTGAACGCCGCCGCCGGACTGCTGAAGCCGGCCTCCGGCACGGTCAGCATCCTCGGCGAGCCGCTGACGGGCCTGAACCGCCATGCCGGCTACCTGTTCCAGCAGGACAGCCTGATGCCGTGGAAGACCGCGGCCGAGAACGTCGCGATCGGGCTGGAGGTCGCCGGCATTCCCCGGACCGAGGCGAGCGACCGCGCCCGCGACTGGCTGGGCCGGGTCGGGCTGAAGGCGTTCGGCGACCGCTATCCCCACATGCTGTCGGGCGGCCAGCGCAAGCGCGTCGGCCTGGCCCAGGTTCTGATCCGCGATCCCAGGATCATCCTGATGGACGAGCCGTTCGGCCCGCTGGACGCGCAGACCCGGCTGATCATGGGCGACCTGCTGCTGGAGCTGTGGTCGGCCGACCGCAAGGCCGTGATGTTCGTGACCCACGACCTGGAGGAGGCGATCGCCCTGGCCGACCGGGTCGTGATCATGTCGGCGGGACCGGCCGCGCGGATCATCGGCGACTATCCGATCCCGCTCGACCGGCCGCGCGACATCGGCGAGATCAAGCTGGACCCGCGCTTCCTGGAGACCCACCGGGAGATCTGGCACGCGCTGAAGGAGGAAGTCCTGAAAGGCTATCGCCAGAGCGAGGGGGCATGA
- the ilvA gene encoding threonine ammonia-lyase, biosynthetic produces the protein MHDYAKKILTARVYDVAVESPLDAMPRLSQRIGNRVFLKREDLQPVFSFKIRGAYNKMSGMARADLERGVICASAGNHAQGVAMAAARLDVRAMIVMPCTTPAIKVQAVERRGGQVVLHGDGFDEAYAHARLLEAEHGLTFIHPYDDPDVIAGQGTVGMEILRQHPDPIEAIFVPIGGGGLAAGVAAFVKFLRPDVKVIGVEPDDAASMKAALDAGERVVLDQVGLFADGVAVRQAGAETFRLCRELLDGIVTVDADSICAAVKDIFDDTRAIAEPSGAVALAGLKLYAEREGISGRALVTVNSGANLNFDRLRHIAERAEIGEHREALLAVTIPERPGSYRRFIQILGRRSITEFNYRYVDDPEAHIFVGVQLTGGEREKREIIDLLRAEGLPVQDMSDNEMAKLHVRHMVGGRVPGLRDELIYRFQFPERPGALLKFLDGLATDWNISLFHYRNHGADYGRVLAGIQVPEADRPIFRQRLAELGYPCWDETDNPAYRSFLDGGGRTIRAGKDHYPI, from the coding sequence GTGCATGATTACGCCAAGAAGATCCTCACCGCCCGCGTCTACGACGTCGCCGTCGAGAGCCCGCTGGACGCGATGCCCCGCCTGTCGCAGCGGATCGGCAACCGGGTCTTCCTGAAGCGCGAGGATCTCCAGCCGGTCTTCTCCTTCAAGATCCGCGGCGCCTACAACAAGATGAGCGGCATGGCGCGGGCCGACCTGGAGCGCGGCGTGATCTGCGCCTCGGCCGGCAATCACGCCCAGGGCGTCGCCATGGCGGCGGCGCGCCTGGACGTCCGGGCCATGATCGTGATGCCCTGCACGACGCCGGCCATCAAGGTCCAGGCGGTCGAGCGGCGGGGCGGCCAGGTGGTGCTGCACGGCGACGGCTTCGACGAGGCCTACGCCCATGCCCGCCTGCTGGAGGCGGAGCACGGGCTGACCTTCATCCACCCCTACGACGACCCCGACGTCATCGCCGGCCAGGGAACGGTGGGGATGGAGATCCTGCGCCAGCACCCCGACCCGATCGAGGCGATCTTCGTGCCGATCGGCGGCGGCGGGCTGGCCGCCGGGGTCGCGGCCTTCGTCAAGTTCCTGCGGCCCGACGTCAAGGTGATCGGGGTGGAGCCGGACGACGCCGCCAGCATGAAGGCGGCGCTGGATGCCGGCGAGCGGGTGGTGCTGGACCAGGTCGGGCTGTTCGCCGACGGCGTCGCGGTCCGCCAGGCCGGGGCCGAGACGTTCCGGCTGTGCCGCGAGCTGCTGGACGGCATCGTCACCGTGGACGCGGATTCCATCTGCGCCGCGGTCAAGGACATCTTCGACGACACGCGGGCGATCGCCGAGCCGTCGGGCGCCGTGGCGCTGGCCGGGCTGAAGCTCTACGCGGAGCGGGAGGGCATCTCCGGCCGGGCGCTGGTCACCGTCAACAGCGGTGCCAACCTGAACTTCGACCGGCTTCGCCACATCGCCGAGCGCGCCGAGATCGGCGAGCACCGGGAGGCGCTGCTGGCCGTCACCATCCCGGAGCGGCCGGGCAGCTACCGCCGCTTCATCCAGATCCTGGGCCGCCGGTCGATCACCGAGTTCAACTACCGCTATGTGGACGATCCCGAGGCGCACATCTTCGTCGGCGTCCAGCTGACCGGGGGCGAGCGCGAGAAGCGGGAGATCATCGACCTGCTGCGTGCCGAGGGCTTGCCGGTCCAGGACATGAGCGACAACGAGATGGCGAAGCTCCATGTCCGCCACATGGTCGGCGGACGCGTGCCCGGCCTGCGCGACGAGCTGATCTATCGCTTCCAGTTCCCGGAGCGGCCGGGCGCGCTGCTGAAGTTCCTGGACGGGCTGGCGACGGACTGGAACATCTCGCTGTTCCATTACCGCAACCACGGCGCCGACTACGGCCGCGTGCTGGCCGGCATCCAGGTCCCGGAGGCCGACCGGCCGATCTTCCGGCAGCGGCTGGCCGAGCTGGGGTACCCGTGCTGGGACGAGACCGACAACCCGGCCTACCGATCCTTCCTGGACGGCGGCGGCCGCACTATCCGTGCCGGGAAAGATCATTATCCGATCTAA
- a CDS encoding tripartite tricarboxylate transporter permease: METLAALGHGFAVALTPYNLLWSVLGVTVGTAIGVLPGIGPALTVALLLPITYNLEPTSAFIMFAGIYYGAMYGGSTTAILLNTPGESGSIVTAIDGHEMARQGRGATALATAAIGSFVAGTIATIALTFVAPLMVQMALLFGPAEYFALMVLALVTVTAVLGDSLPRGLASLFFGLSLGLVGIDLQTGQARFTLGIPELLDGIDTVVVAVGLFAVGETLYVASRYRFETEEIYALKGSKWLSREDVKRSWKPWLRGTFLGFPIGALPAGGSEIPTFLSYLVEKRLSKHPEEFGKGAIEAVAGPEAANNASAAGTLAPLLALGLPTSATAAIMLAAFQQYGLQPGPLLFDTNPELVWGMIASLYIGNVLLLMLNLPMVGIWVKLLTIPRPWLYGGILVFATLGAYTLNNNVVDLVILWVIGLIGFGMRVLDVPVAPCVVGLILGPLVEQQFRRALAISQGDVSVFFTQPISLGLLVTALLLVLVPFLLRRRRRRAGEAGRA, translated from the coding sequence ATGGAAACCCTCGCGGCCCTCGGCCACGGCTTCGCCGTGGCGCTGACACCCTACAATCTGCTCTGGTCGGTCCTGGGCGTGACGGTCGGCACGGCGATCGGCGTGCTGCCCGGCATCGGTCCGGCGCTGACCGTGGCCCTGCTGCTGCCGATCACCTACAACCTGGAACCGACATCCGCCTTCATCATGTTCGCCGGTATCTATTACGGCGCCATGTATGGCGGCTCGACCACCGCGATCCTGCTGAACACCCCGGGCGAGTCCGGCAGCATCGTGACCGCGATCGACGGACACGAGATGGCGCGCCAGGGGCGCGGCGCCACGGCACTCGCCACCGCGGCGATCGGCTCGTTCGTCGCCGGGACCATCGCCACGATCGCGCTGACCTTCGTGGCGCCGCTGATGGTGCAGATGGCGTTGCTGTTCGGGCCGGCGGAGTATTTCGCGCTGATGGTGCTGGCGCTGGTCACAGTCACCGCCGTGCTGGGCGACAGCCTGCCGCGCGGCCTCGCCAGCCTGTTCTTCGGCCTGTCCCTCGGGCTGGTCGGCATCGACCTCCAGACCGGCCAGGCGCGCTTCACCCTGGGCATTCCCGAGCTGCTCGACGGGATCGACACCGTCGTGGTCGCGGTCGGGCTGTTCGCGGTCGGGGAAACGCTCTACGTCGCGTCCCGCTACCGCTTCGAGACGGAGGAGATCTACGCCCTCAAGGGCTCGAAGTGGTTGAGCCGCGAGGACGTGAAGCGGTCGTGGAAGCCGTGGCTTCGCGGCACTTTCCTGGGGTTCCCGATCGGCGCGCTGCCGGCCGGCGGCAGCGAGATCCCGACCTTCCTGTCGTACCTTGTGGAAAAGCGCCTGTCCAAGCACCCGGAGGAGTTCGGCAAGGGCGCCATCGAGGCGGTCGCCGGCCCGGAGGCCGCCAACAACGCCTCGGCGGCCGGGACGCTCGCCCCGCTGCTGGCGCTGGGCCTGCCGACCTCGGCCACCGCCGCCATCATGCTGGCCGCCTTCCAGCAGTACGGGCTCCAGCCGGGGCCGCTGCTGTTCGACACCAATCCCGAGCTGGTCTGGGGCATGATCGCCAGCCTCTATATCGGCAACGTGCTGCTGCTGATGCTGAACCTGCCCATGGTCGGGATCTGGGTCAAGCTGCTGACCATCCCGCGCCCGTGGCTCTACGGCGGCATCCTGGTGTTCGCCACCCTGGGCGCCTACACGCTCAACAACAACGTGGTCGACCTCGTCATCCTGTGGGTGATCGGGCTGATCGGCTTCGGCATGCGCGTGCTCGACGTGCCGGTGGCGCCCTGCGTCGTGGGCCTGATCCTGGGGCCGCTGGTCGAGCAGCAGTTCCGCCGGGCGCTGGCGATCAGCCAGGGCGACGTGTCGGTGTTCTTCACCCAGCCGATCTCGCTGGGGCTCCTGGTGACGGCGCTGCTGCTCGTCCTGGTGCCGTTCCTGCTGCGCCGGCGTCGGAGGAGGGCCGGGGAGGCGGGCCGGGCCTGA
- a CDS encoding NUDIX hydrolase, translated as MPRSQLAVIPFEVRQDQLMVLMVTSRETRRWVVPKGWQEKKVPDPEQAAREAYEEAGAIGQVGAKPIGSYRYEKRLKNGRSKTLDVAVYPFEVEDLLDEWPEMEERERRWMTPAQAALAVDEGSLAALLLGLEANPPRLGGSGPSRKSSAGRRNGRASAHPF; from the coding sequence ATGCCACGATCTCAACTTGCCGTCATTCCGTTCGAAGTCCGCCAGGATCAGTTGATGGTGCTGATGGTGACCTCGCGCGAGACGCGGCGCTGGGTCGTTCCCAAGGGATGGCAGGAAAAGAAGGTTCCGGACCCCGAGCAGGCGGCGCGCGAGGCCTACGAGGAAGCGGGCGCCATCGGCCAGGTAGGCGCCAAGCCGATCGGCTCCTACCGTTACGAGAAACGCCTGAAGAACGGCCGGTCGAAGACCCTGGACGTCGCGGTCTACCCGTTCGAGGTCGAGGATCTGCTGGATGAGTGGCCGGAAATGGAGGAGCGCGAGCGCCGCTGGATGACCCCGGCCCAGGCCGCCCTGGCGGTCGACGAGGGATCGCTCGCGGCACTGCTGCTCGGGCTGGAGGCGAACCCGCCTCGGCTCGGCGGGTCCGGGCCGTCCCGGAAATCCTCCGCCGGCCGCCGGAACGGCCGCGCCTCGGCGCACCCTTTCTGA
- a CDS encoding alpha-amylase family protein produces the protein MAITRTSDTWWKNSVFYCLDVETFQDSDGDGIGDFAGLIQRIDYLAGIGVTCLWLMPFYPTPNSDDGYDITDYYGVDPRLGSLGDFVEFIRTARDRGIRVIADLVVNHTSKEHPWFQSARSDPKSPYRDWYVWSDKIPAGDQGGLVFPDKEDSNWEWDEQAGQYFLHRFYKHQPDLNIANPAVRDEIRKIIGFWLQLGLAGFRVDAVPFLLETIGIKGQMDIAPHDWLRELRAFLGRRRGDAILMGEVNLEPEDVRRFFGDDGDELHMCINFNLNQTFAMALARGDASGLIHGLKALPSLPADAQWGNFIRNHDEWSLDKLTEAERQEVFRAFGPKPEMQLFGRGLRRRLPTMLDGDQARIHMAYSLMFALPGAPVLFYGEEIGMSENLDIPGRLSVRSPMQWSDEINGGFSTAKPGDLRRPVVSGKRWGPAGVNVAAQRRDDASLLNWMERLIRRRNETPEIAYGTWSVVPVTDPAVFALRYDWEGRTVLTIHNLGGKECGASFKVENALGWDSLVDLFGHGDFTLGKDGEVSIDLGRYGCRWFRVRRKGETILL, from the coding sequence ATGGCGATCACCCGGACCAGCGACACCTGGTGGAAGAACTCCGTCTTCTACTGCCTCGACGTGGAAACCTTCCAGGACAGCGACGGCGACGGGATCGGAGACTTCGCCGGGCTGATCCAGCGGATCGATTACTTGGCCGGGATCGGGGTCACGTGCCTGTGGCTGATGCCGTTCTACCCGACGCCCAACAGCGACGACGGTTACGACATCACCGATTATTACGGCGTCGATCCTCGCCTGGGCTCGCTCGGCGACTTCGTCGAGTTCATCCGGACCGCGCGAGACCGCGGCATCCGGGTCATCGCGGACCTGGTGGTCAACCACACCTCGAAGGAGCATCCCTGGTTCCAGTCGGCCCGGTCCGACCCCAAGTCGCCCTACCGGGACTGGTATGTCTGGAGCGACAAGATTCCCGCCGGCGACCAGGGCGGCCTGGTCTTCCCCGACAAGGAGGACAGCAACTGGGAGTGGGACGAGCAGGCCGGCCAGTATTTCCTGCACCGCTTCTACAAGCACCAGCCCGACCTCAACATCGCCAACCCGGCCGTGCGCGACGAGATCCGCAAGATCATCGGCTTCTGGCTCCAACTCGGCCTCGCCGGCTTCCGGGTCGACGCGGTGCCGTTCCTGCTGGAGACGATCGGCATCAAGGGGCAGATGGACATAGCGCCCCACGACTGGCTGCGCGAACTGCGCGCCTTCCTGGGCCGGCGCCGGGGCGACGCGATCCTGATGGGAGAGGTCAACCTGGAGCCGGAAGACGTCCGCCGTTTCTTCGGCGACGACGGCGACGAACTCCACATGTGCATCAACTTCAACCTCAACCAGACATTCGCGATGGCGCTGGCGCGGGGCGACGCCAGCGGATTGATCCACGGGCTCAAGGCCCTGCCGTCGCTGCCGGCGGATGCCCAGTGGGGCAACTTCATCCGGAACCATGACGAATGGTCGCTCGACAAGCTGACCGAGGCGGAGCGGCAGGAGGTCTTCCGGGCGTTCGGCCCCAAGCCGGAGATGCAGCTGTTCGGGCGGGGCCTGCGACGCCGGCTGCCGACCATGCTGGACGGCGACCAGGCCCGGATCCACATGGCCTACAGCCTGATGTTCGCGCTCCCGGGCGCCCCGGTCCTGTTCTACGGCGAGGAGATCGGCATGTCCGAGAACCTCGACATCCCGGGCCGGCTGAGCGTGCGGTCGCCCATGCAGTGGTCGGACGAGATCAACGGCGGCTTCTCGACCGCGAAGCCCGGAGACCTCCGCCGCCCGGTCGTCTCGGGCAAGCGCTGGGGGCCGGCCGGCGTGAACGTCGCGGCCCAGCGGCGCGACGACGCCTCCCTGCTGAACTGGATGGAGCGCCTGATCCGCCGCCGCAACGAGACGCCCGAGATCGCCTACGGCACCTGGAGCGTCGTCCCGGTGACCGATCCCGCGGTCTTCGCCTTGCGCTACGATTGGGAAGGCCGGACCGTCCTGACCATCCACAACCTGGGAGGCAAGGAATGCGGCGCCAGCTTCAAGGTGGAGAATGCGTTGGGATGGGACAGCCTGGTCGATCTGTTCGGCCATGGCGACTTCACCCTGGGAAAGGACGGCGAGGTCAGTATAGACCTCGGCCGCTACGGCTGCCGCTGGTTCCGGGTCCGCCGAAAGGGCGAGACGATTCTGCTCTAG
- a CDS encoding inositol monophosphatase family protein → MSGEPARGGPDGVPPQELLRDIERVAVELARLAGTEIVAALGRTLEVRYKGNAEGAPAAGESLKDPVSEVDSQVEVLIRARLGDRFPEHDILGEEMDERPGRDHDFVWAVDPIDGTTNFVNGFPLFAGSVGVLHRGRPVVGAVWCSTSHALRPGVYHARAGGPLCFDEEALDPRPNPAVRRRLAGEPEATPDAALEWDIRKTGSAAVECAFVAAGLLRVARFERPNVWDVAGGIPLVLAAGGEVRYRDERGWVPLERLEPVAGASGGAPDLRNWRRPLILGEPGAVERMARVRPT, encoded by the coding sequence ATGAGTGGCGAACCGGCCAGGGGCGGCCCCGACGGGGTCCCTCCGCAGGAGTTGCTGCGCGACATCGAGCGCGTGGCGGTGGAACTGGCCAGGCTGGCCGGCACCGAGATCGTCGCCGCCCTCGGCCGCACCCTCGAAGTCCGCTACAAGGGTAATGCCGAGGGTGCCCCGGCGGCCGGGGAGTCCCTCAAGGACCCCGTCTCCGAGGTCGATTCCCAGGTCGAGGTGCTGATCCGCGCCCGGCTCGGCGACCGGTTCCCGGAGCACGACATCCTGGGCGAGGAGATGGACGAGCGGCCGGGCCGCGACCACGACTTCGTCTGGGCGGTCGATCCGATCGACGGCACGACCAATTTCGTCAACGGGTTCCCGCTGTTCGCCGGGTCGGTCGGCGTGCTTCACCGGGGGAGGCCCGTGGTGGGCGCGGTCTGGTGCAGCACCAGCCATGCGCTCCGTCCCGGCGTCTACCATGCCAGGGCGGGCGGCCCCCTCTGCTTCGACGAGGAGGCGCTCGACCCGAGGCCCAATCCCGCCGTCCGCCGCCGCCTCGCCGGCGAGCCCGAGGCGACGCCGGACGCGGCGCTGGAATGGGACATCCGCAAGACCGGCTCCGCCGCGGTCGAATGCGCCTTCGTGGCGGCAGGGCTGCTGCGGGTGGCCCGGTTCGAGCGCCCCAACGTCTGGGACGTCGCCGGCGGTATCCCGCTGGTCCTGGCCGCCGGCGGCGAGGTCCGGTACCGGGACGAGCGGGGGTGGGTCCCGCTGGAGCGGCTGGAGCCCGTCGCGGGGGCTTCGGGCGGCGCCCCCGACCTGCGCAATTGGCGCCGGCCCCTGATCCTGGGCGAGCCCGGCGCGGTCGAGCGGATGGCGCGGGTCCGCCCGACCTGA